In Bacillus cereus ATCC 14579, a single window of DNA contains:
- the nadE gene encoding ammonia-dependent NAD(+) synthetase, with protein sequence MTLQEQIMKALHVQPVIDPKVEIRKRVDFLKDYVKKTGAKGFVLGISGGQDSTLAGRLAQLAVEEIRNEGGNVTFIAVRLPYKVQKDEDDAQLALQFIQADQSVAFDIASTVDAFSNQYENLLGESLTDFNKGNVKARIRMVTQYAIGGQKGLLVIGTDHAAEAVTGFFTKFGDGGADLLPLTGLTKRQGRALLQELGADERLYLKMPTADLLDEKPGQADETELGITYDQLDDYLEGKAVPADVAEKIEKRYTVSEHKRQVPASMFDDWWK encoded by the coding sequence ATGACATTACAAGAACAGATTATGAAAGCATTACATGTTCAGCCTGTAATTGATCCAAAAGTTGAAATTCGTAAACGAGTTGATTTCTTAAAGGATTATGTAAAAAAAACAGGCGCAAAAGGATTTGTACTTGGTATTAGCGGCGGCCAAGACTCTACATTAGCAGGACGCTTAGCACAACTTGCAGTTGAAGAAATTCGTAACGAAGGTGGTAATGTAACGTTTATCGCCGTGCGTCTTCCTTATAAAGTACAAAAAGATGAAGATGATGCACAATTAGCATTACAATTCATTCAAGCAGATCAATCTGTTGCATTTGATATTGCTTCAACTGTTGATGCTTTTTCAAATCAATATGAAAACTTATTGGGTGAATCACTAACAGATTTTAATAAAGGTAACGTGAAAGCACGTATCCGTATGGTTACTCAATATGCAATTGGTGGACAAAAAGGGTTACTTGTTATCGGAACAGATCACGCTGCAGAAGCTGTAACAGGGTTCTTTACAAAATTCGGAGATGGTGGTGCAGATTTATTACCATTAACGGGATTAACGAAGCGCCAAGGACGTGCATTATTACAAGAGTTAGGCGCAGACGAGCGACTTTACTTAAAAATGCCAACAGCTGATTTATTAGATGAAAAACCAGGTCAAGCTGATGAAACAGAGTTAGGTATTACTTATGATCAATTAGATGATTATTTAGAAGGTAAAGCAGTTCCAGCTGACGTTGCAGAGAAAATTGAAAAACGTTACACAGTGAGTGAGCATAAAAGACAAGTACCAGCGTCAATGTTTGATGATTGGTGGAAATAA
- a CDS encoding alpha/beta-type small acid-soluble spore protein, with protein sequence MARNRNSNQLASHGAQAALDQMKYEIAQEFGVQLGADTSSRANGSVGGEITKRLVAMAEQQLGGGYTR encoded by the coding sequence ATGGCTAGAAATCGTAATTCTAATCAATTAGCATCACATGGAGCACAAGCAGCTTTAGATCAAATGAAGTATGAAATTGCACAAGAGTTCGGTGTACAACTTGGAGCTGATACTTCTTCACGTGCAAACGGTTCTGTAGGCGGTGAAATCACAAAACGCCTAGTAGCGATGGCAGAACAACAGCTTGGTGGCGGATATACTCGCTAA
- a CDS encoding transglutaminase domain-containing protein → MGKTSKYVTAAALCSTIVMGGLQASSVSYAATNPTTVTAQSDVKLLDDFRKELKKQIDNREENITITYKTKDRNARNIMDQLYGEFNKIVDADEYVKYNVASTRYSIKGMPGDYTFTLQVKYRESKEQTQYVKAQAKSIVGSIVKPGMDEHEKVKAIHDYVVKHVSYDTSYQAYTAYEALANRSAVCQGYTLLTYELLKEAGIQNHIVTGTGNGQAHAWNLVNIENKWYHLDTTFDDPVPDKAGRVTYSYFNMSDEQLSKDHEWDRSKYPAATTSYFGELTNKIKAGSSKTVVYEQMLKETNLQYLSAEYGAENYNEFKQKLQQQFAAKPEKVEVRYKQSMDGTMQDIKKVLNEINWPKGAKRVSYQVAPYSALAGYSLATITFTY, encoded by the coding sequence ATGGGAAAGACAAGTAAGTATGTGACAGCTGCCGCACTTTGTTCAACTATAGTAATGGGAGGCTTACAAGCATCATCTGTATCTTATGCAGCTACAAATCCGACTACAGTGACAGCACAATCAGATGTAAAGTTATTAGATGATTTCAGAAAAGAATTAAAAAAACAGATTGATAATCGAGAAGAAAATATTACAATCACATATAAAACAAAAGATAGAAATGCTAGAAATATTATGGATCAATTGTATGGTGAGTTTAATAAAATTGTAGATGCTGATGAGTATGTAAAATATAATGTAGCGTCTACTAGATATTCTATTAAAGGAATGCCAGGGGACTATACGTTTACACTGCAAGTAAAATACCGTGAATCAAAAGAACAAACTCAATATGTAAAAGCTCAGGCGAAATCAATTGTTGGATCAATTGTAAAACCAGGGATGGATGAGCATGAGAAAGTAAAAGCTATTCACGATTACGTTGTTAAGCATGTGTCTTATGATACGTCTTATCAAGCGTATACAGCATATGAAGCATTAGCGAATCGTTCTGCCGTTTGCCAAGGATATACATTATTAACGTATGAGTTGTTAAAAGAGGCAGGTATTCAAAATCATATTGTAACAGGCACAGGAAATGGACAAGCTCACGCGTGGAATTTAGTGAACATTGAAAACAAATGGTATCACCTAGATACTACATTTGATGATCCAGTACCAGATAAAGCAGGGCGTGTAACTTACTCATATTTTAATATGTCTGACGAACAGTTAAGTAAAGATCATGAATGGGATCGTAGCAAATATCCAGCGGCAACTACAAGTTATTTTGGTGAATTAACAAATAAAATAAAAGCTGGTAGCTCAAAGACTGTCGTATATGAGCAGATGTTAAAAGAAACAAATTTACAATACTTATCTGCAGAATACGGAGCAGAAAATTATAATGAATTTAAGCAAAAGTTGCAGCAACAGTTTGCAGCCAAACCAGAAAAAGTAGAAGTACGATATAAGCAGTCCATGGATGGGACGATGCAAGATATAAAGAAAGTATTAAATGAAATAAATTGGCCAAAAGGTGCAAAGCGTGTGTCTTATCAAGTAGCGCCTTATAGTGCATTGGCTGGTTATTCATTGGCGACAATTACATTTACGTATTAA
- a CDS encoding ABC transporter permease, with product MNIRELAYRNVTRNRRTYSAYFLSSAFAIMAFFVYSFFAFHPALSAGELGQYVFVSMSFAQSIIYLFTFFFILYSMGMFLKTRKRELGILMMLGMTKYQLKRLIFFENIMIGIGAIIFGILSGMLFSGVLLFVAPMILKLDISLSYYIPMKAIVVTGIMFFILFMIISLFSAGMIRKNKIMKLFRGSAEAKPEPKASIISSILAVVLLSAGYVGALLSHGAMVFIMMIPVTTVVIIGTYLLYKQLSVFIIRLCKKSKRFYWTQTNIITLSDLAYRMRDNARMFFIVTIISTVAFSAIGTLVGFASMTKGIMERPIAFHYHSKQGNSNESQHIQMIDKGLKKHNIEASKTNISTKKTEEQSLRSATFIKESDYKEYAKLTGEPFNTVANKEVVFLSADIPGPAMKERKEITLPNMNESLKVKKVTSSSLGKILRGNVYVISNDQYDSLQDGFIETKDYMYKTERTKDEIEIGKELTHQIKPYQEYSTFSAEEYEQNQSLQIAGPILFVGFFIGIVFFVCAGSFLYFRLFSDLEDDVRLFEMIRKVGLTSRELSKVVTIRLALLFFVPIGVATLHGAVALTALGQMFEYSLFKENTVVLSIFIGIQVVYFLLIRSRYVKQLKERLRMH from the coding sequence ATGAACATTAGAGAACTAGCATATCGGAATGTAACCCGAAATAGACGGACATACTCAGCCTATTTTTTGAGTAGTGCATTTGCAATTATGGCCTTTTTTGTGTATTCATTTTTTGCGTTTCATCCGGCATTAAGTGCAGGAGAATTAGGTCAGTACGTATTCGTAAGTATGTCTTTTGCACAGTCTATTATTTACTTATTTACATTCTTCTTTATTTTATATTCGATGGGAATGTTTTTAAAAACGAGAAAGCGTGAACTAGGAATTTTAATGATGCTAGGTATGACGAAATATCAATTAAAGCGTCTGATCTTTTTTGAAAATATTATGATTGGAATAGGGGCAATTATTTTTGGTATTCTTTCAGGTATGTTATTTTCAGGGGTATTACTATTTGTCGCTCCGATGATATTGAAACTAGATATCTCCTTATCCTATTACATACCGATGAAAGCAATTGTTGTAACGGGTATTATGTTTTTTATTTTATTTATGATCATATCATTGTTTAGTGCAGGAATGATTCGTAAAAATAAGATTATGAAGTTGTTTAGAGGATCAGCAGAGGCGAAACCGGAACCGAAAGCATCAATTATTTCTTCAATATTAGCAGTAGTATTGCTTAGTGCTGGCTATGTAGGAGCTCTTCTATCACATGGAGCAATGGTATTTATTATGATGATTCCTGTTACAACGGTAGTTATTATCGGGACGTATTTGTTGTACAAGCAGCTGAGTGTCTTTATTATTCGATTATGTAAAAAAAGTAAACGTTTCTATTGGACACAGACTAATATTATTACGTTATCAGATTTAGCGTATCGTATGAGAGATAACGCAAGAATGTTCTTTATTGTAACCATTATTTCTACTGTAGCATTTTCCGCAATAGGGACATTAGTAGGCTTCGCATCCATGACGAAAGGTATAATGGAGAGACCAATTGCGTTTCATTACCATTCTAAGCAAGGGAATAGTAACGAATCACAACATATACAAATGATTGACAAAGGATTAAAGAAACATAATATAGAAGCTTCAAAAACTAATATTTCGACAAAGAAAACGGAGGAACAGTCGTTAAGAAGCGCCACTTTTATAAAAGAATCAGACTATAAGGAATATGCAAAGTTAACGGGAGAACCATTTAATACTGTAGCAAATAAAGAGGTTGTATTTTTGTCAGCTGATATACCAGGGCCAGCGATGAAAGAAAGAAAAGAAATTACTTTACCTAATATGAATGAAAGTTTAAAGGTGAAAAAAGTTACTTCATCTTCATTGGGGAAAATATTAAGAGGAAATGTTTATGTAATCTCTAATGATCAATATGATTCATTACAAGATGGATTTATAGAGACAAAAGATTATATGTATAAAACTGAAAGAACGAAAGATGAGATTGAAATTGGTAAAGAGCTTACGCATCAAATTAAACCGTATCAAGAATATTCAACGTTTAGTGCGGAAGAGTACGAGCAAAACCAAAGTTTACAAATTGCAGGACCGATTTTATTTGTAGGTTTCTTTATTGGTATAGTATTTTTCGTTTGCGCAGGAAGTTTCCTTTACTTCCGTTTATTCTCCGATTTGGAGGATGATGTTCGCTTGTTCGAAATGATTCGAAAAGTTGGATTGACGAGTAGGGAATTATCGAAGGTAGTTACAATTCGATTGGCGCTTTTATTCTTCGTTCCAATTGGTGTTGCAACATTACATGGGGCAGTAGCCTTAACGGCGTTAGGGCAAATGTTTGAGTACTCATTGTTTAAAGAAAATACAGTTGTATTAAGTATTTTCATAGGTATTCAAGTTGTATACTTCTTACTTATAAGATCCCGTTATGTAAAACAATTGAAAGAGAGATTACGTATGCATTAA
- a CDS encoding NUDIX hydrolase translates to MANYIKELREKVGHDYVFLNFAGGCVFNKEGEVLLQKRGDFNAWGFPGGAMEIGESAAETAIREIKEETGYDVEINELIGVYTKYFQSYPNGDKAQSIVMFFSFSIVGGDKKVDGDETLDLKFFPLDDMPPLFCKQHEDCLQDLLEKRVGVYR, encoded by the coding sequence ATGGCGAATTATATAAAAGAATTACGTGAAAAAGTAGGACATGATTATGTTTTCTTAAACTTTGCCGGTGGTTGTGTATTTAATAAAGAAGGAGAAGTATTACTGCAAAAAAGAGGAGACTTTAACGCTTGGGGCTTTCCAGGTGGTGCAATGGAGATAGGAGAATCAGCTGCGGAAACTGCAATCCGGGAAATAAAAGAAGAAACCGGGTATGATGTAGAAATAAATGAGCTTATTGGAGTGTATACAAAATATTTTCAATCATATCCAAATGGAGACAAGGCCCAGTCAATTGTGATGTTCTTTTCATTCTCAATAGTTGGAGGTGACAAAAAAGTAGATGGTGATGAAACGTTGGATTTGAAGTTTTTCCCGTTAGACGACATGCCACCGTTATTTTGTAAACAACATGAAGATTGCCTGCAAGATTTATTGGAGAAAAGAGTAGGGGTATATCGTTAA
- a CDS encoding AbrB/MazE/SpoVT family DNA-binding domain-containing protein yields MKATGVIRKVDELGRIVIPKELRDVLGIQIKSPLEIFVEADKIILQKYQPYNACQITGDVSEQNISLANGNITVGIEGAEYLVKEIEKFLNKSEV; encoded by the coding sequence ATGAAAGCAACAGGAGTTATTCGAAAAGTAGACGAATTAGGACGAATTGTTATCCCTAAAGAATTACGCGATGTATTGGGAATACAAATCAAATCACCGCTTGAAATTTTTGTAGAAGCAGATAAAATCATTTTACAAAAATATCAACCTTACAATGCTTGCCAAATCACAGGTGATGTTTCAGAGCAGAACATATCATTAGCAAATGGAAATATTACTGTTGGGATAGAGGGAGCGGAATATTTAGTAAAAGAAATAGAAAAGTTTTTAAACAAGAGTGAGGTTTAG
- a CDS encoding PLP-dependent aminotransferase family protein: MERFVWKPNMSLATPLYKQIETYIKERIVNGEWTVGAKLPSQRDLAHTFGVNRSTIVMAFGELVAKGYIEGNGRKGTIVVNNNENASTYAPPPNWQSYVETGLHYPNLPAIQEINQAEFYPHVIRLGTGELAPSLLPEKKMKEIMNKLLKSNVTLGYEEPKGNFYLREKISEYLKGHGICVSPDSILIVSGAIQALQLISMGLLPKGASILLEKPSYLYSLNVFQSAGMRFIGIPMDENGLNTSYITKYKKQFNASILYTIPSFHNPTNFSMNAKRRIEVMEICNEIGLPIIEDAVYQDLWFDAPCSKPLKAYDKNGIVLHIGSMSKVISPGLRIGWIVGPEPVIQRLSDIKMQTDYGSSTISQQIAAEWFTNGLYDEHLRFVRSELKKRRDFMLLMLDKYLREIATWHEPTGGFYIWVHIKVTISYRSLFDKALQEKVLLNPGTLYDRSANQFLRLSYSYATLEEIEIGIKKLAQLMKK; this comes from the coding sequence ATGGAAAGATTCGTTTGGAAACCGAATATGTCTCTAGCGACTCCTCTGTATAAACAAATAGAAACGTATATAAAAGAAAGGATTGTTAATGGAGAATGGACCGTTGGAGCGAAATTACCTTCACAAAGAGATTTGGCACATACATTTGGTGTGAATCGAAGCACAATTGTAATGGCTTTCGGTGAACTAGTTGCAAAGGGATACATAGAAGGGAATGGCAGGAAAGGAACAATTGTTGTAAATAATAATGAGAATGCTTCAACTTACGCACCCCCGCCTAATTGGCAGTCTTATGTAGAAACAGGACTTCATTATCCGAATCTCCCAGCTATTCAGGAGATTAATCAAGCTGAATTTTATCCACATGTAATTCGATTAGGAACAGGTGAGCTCGCGCCGAGTCTCTTACCTGAGAAAAAGATGAAAGAAATTATGAATAAGCTTTTAAAGTCAAATGTGACGCTTGGGTATGAAGAGCCGAAAGGAAATTTTTATTTAAGGGAAAAGATTTCCGAATACTTAAAGGGGCATGGTATATGTGTATCTCCTGACTCTATATTAATTGTTTCAGGAGCAATTCAAGCGCTGCAACTTATCTCTATGGGGCTTCTTCCAAAAGGGGCATCCATCTTATTAGAAAAACCATCCTATTTATATTCGCTTAATGTTTTTCAATCCGCAGGAATGCGTTTCATTGGAATACCAATGGATGAGAACGGTTTAAATACATCATATATTACAAAATATAAGAAGCAATTTAATGCATCTATTTTATATACAATCCCGTCTTTTCATAATCCAACGAACTTTAGTATGAATGCGAAGAGACGAATAGAAGTGATGGAAATATGTAATGAAATTGGATTACCTATTATAGAGGACGCAGTGTATCAAGACTTATGGTTTGATGCACCTTGTTCGAAACCTTTAAAAGCCTATGATAAAAATGGAATCGTACTACATATTGGAAGCATGTCCAAAGTAATTAGTCCAGGGTTAAGAATTGGATGGATTGTTGGACCTGAGCCAGTAATTCAAAGATTGTCAGACATAAAAATGCAAACAGATTATGGTTCAAGCACTATATCCCAGCAAATTGCAGCAGAGTGGTTTACAAATGGTCTATATGATGAGCATTTGCGCTTTGTAAGAAGTGAATTGAAAAAACGAAGAGATTTTATGTTACTAATGTTAGATAAATATCTTCGTGAAATAGCAACTTGGCATGAACCAACAGGGGGATTTTATATATGGGTACATATAAAAGTAACCATTTCATATCGCAGTTTATTTGATAAAGCTCTGCAAGAAAAGGTTTTATTAAACCCAGGTACTTTATATGATAGAAGTGCAAATCAATTTTTGCGCCTATCGTATTCATACGCAACGTTAGAAGAAATTGAAATAGGTATAAAAAAACTTGCACAACTAATGAAAAAGTAA
- a CDS encoding patatin-like phospholipase family protein — translation MKIDGVFEGGGVRGIAHVGPICALAEKGYEWERVAGTSAGSIIAALLAAGYSCSELKTIITDIDYNKFTKRTFIDRIPFIGKGLSAWTTLGIYSNVFIEEWIEELLRKKGVHLFTDLPDLNKLKIIASDISNGKMVVFPDDLPNYGFLNYRFSIAKAVRMSSTIPFFFEPVKWRTPKWKQPCYMVDGGILSNYPIWIFDSPTTPRWPTFGFHFVKDEIQADPAHYNEPISMFKGLFKTMMQAHDLRHLDKESKARTITIPTGTITSTNFELTKEEKEWLYNSGYNSANKFLQAWNFRQYIDEYRKGNQDRKTNRFFRQLDS, via the coding sequence ATGAAGATTGATGGTGTTTTTGAAGGAGGCGGTGTGCGCGGTATTGCGCATGTCGGGCCAATTTGCGCGTTAGCCGAAAAAGGTTATGAATGGGAACGTGTAGCTGGTACATCGGCTGGTTCGATTATTGCAGCGCTCCTAGCGGCAGGATATTCTTGTTCAGAGTTAAAAACGATTATAACTGATATTGATTATAATAAATTCACGAAAAGAACTTTTATTGATAGAATTCCTTTTATCGGCAAGGGACTCAGTGCATGGACTACTCTAGGTATATATTCTAATGTATTTATAGAAGAATGGATTGAAGAATTACTTCGAAAAAAAGGTGTTCATTTATTTACTGATTTACCGGATCTAAACAAACTCAAAATCATCGCTTCTGATATTAGTAATGGTAAAATGGTTGTCTTTCCTGACGACTTACCAAACTACGGATTTTTAAATTATCGCTTCTCTATCGCTAAAGCGGTAAGAATGAGTAGTACAATCCCCTTCTTCTTTGAACCCGTAAAATGGAGAACTCCAAAATGGAAGCAGCCTTGTTATATGGTTGATGGAGGAATTCTAAGTAATTATCCAATTTGGATCTTCGATTCACCTACCACTCCTCGCTGGCCGACTTTCGGATTTCATTTTGTAAAAGATGAGATTCAAGCTGATCCTGCTCACTATAACGAGCCTATTTCCATGTTCAAAGGACTATTTAAAACAATGATGCAAGCTCATGATTTACGTCATTTAGATAAGGAATCAAAAGCAAGAACGATTACAATTCCAACAGGAACGATTACAAGTACTAATTTTGAACTGACAAAGGAAGAAAAAGAATGGCTTTACAATTCTGGTTATAACTCTGCTAATAAATTTTTACAAGCTTGGAACTTTAGGCAATATATCGATGAATATAGAAAAGGAAATCAAGACCGAAAGACAAATCGATTTTTTCGTCAACTTGACTCATAA
- a CDS encoding sugar phosphate isomerase/epimerase family protein: MKYSLCTISFRHQLISFTDIVQFAYENGFEGIELWGTHAQNLYMQERETTERELNFLKDKNLEITMISDYLDISLSADFEKTIEKSEQLVVLANWFNTNKIRTFAGQKGSKDFSEQERKEYVKRIRKICDVFAQNNMYVLLETHPNTLTDTLPSTIELLEEVNHPNLKINLDFLHIWESGADPIDSFHRLKPWTLHYHFKNISSADYLHVFEPNNVYAAAGSRIGMVPLFEGIVNYDEIIQEVRNTDLFASLEWFGHNSKEILKEEMKVLINRKLEVVTS; this comes from the coding sequence ATGAAATATTCGCTATGTACCATTTCATTTCGTCATCAATTAATTTCATTTACTGATATTGTTCAATTTGCATATGAAAACGGTTTTGAAGGAATTGAATTATGGGGGACGCATGCACAAAATTTGTACATGCAAGAACGTGAAACGACAGAACGAGAATTGAATTTTCTAAAGGATAAAAACTTAGAAATTACGATGATAAGTGATTACTTAGATATATCATTATCAGCAGATTTTGAAAAAACGATAGAGAAAAGTGAACAACTTGTAGTACTAGCTAATTGGTTTAATACGAATAAAATTCGCACGTTTGCTGGGCAAAAAGGGAGCAAGGACTTCTCGGAACAAGAGAGAAAAGAGTATGTGAAGCGAATACGTAAGATTTGTGATGTGTTTGCTCAGAACAATATGTATGTGCTGTTAGAAACACATCCCAATACACTAACGGACACATTGCCTTCTACTATAGAGTTATTAGAAGAAGTAAACCATCCGAATTTAAAAATAAATCTTGATTTTCTTCATATATGGGAGTCTGGCGCAGATCCAATAGACAGTTTCCATCGATTAAAGCCGTGGACACTACATTACCATTTTAAGAATATATCTTCAGCGGATTATCTGCATGTGTTTGAACCTAATAATGTATATGCTGCAGCAGGAAGTCGTATAGGTATGGTTCCGTTATTTGAAGGTATTGTAAATTATGATGAGATTATTCAGGAAGTGAGAAATACGGATCTTTTTGCTTCCTTAGAATGGTTTGGACATAATTCAAAAGAGATATTAAAAGAAGAAATGAAAGTATTAATAAATAGAAAATTAGAAGTAGTAACTTCGTAA
- a CDS encoding YwqG family protein, which yields MNKKIEVLIDKYELTHLKEELINTVFPCIKVVPKQQGTVAIGSSKMGGVPDLPALFEYPKHKGNPLQFIAQFNLSDLQNVGMDHNLPKTGMLYFFCIENYFEENVNLTEAGRVLYYDVPVEQLRRENEIQAKYNQCAITFELTYKLPELFIEDEADSDRFLQLLEELIPDNYDNHQMFGEPFSVQEEVLYETGEYMGVDPQQMTLLFQIDSDHKNCNMVWGELGMLYFCISNEDLKNQRFENTCCVLQTC from the coding sequence ATGAATAAAAAAATTGAAGTATTAATTGATAAATATGAACTAACACATTTGAAAGAAGAACTTATTAATACTGTATTTCCTTGTATAAAAGTTGTGCCAAAGCAGCAGGGAACTGTTGCGATAGGTAGTTCGAAAATGGGAGGAGTTCCTGATCTACCAGCTTTATTTGAATATCCAAAGCATAAAGGAAATCCACTACAATTTATCGCGCAATTTAACTTAAGTGATTTACAAAACGTTGGTATGGATCACAATCTTCCTAAGACGGGGATGCTGTATTTCTTTTGCATTGAAAATTATTTTGAAGAAAATGTGAATCTAACAGAAGCTGGGCGTGTACTTTATTATGATGTTCCTGTAGAGCAATTACGAAGAGAAAATGAAATACAAGCGAAATATAACCAGTGTGCAATTACTTTTGAACTGACATACAAATTACCAGAACTTTTCATTGAAGATGAGGCTGATTCAGATCGTTTCTTGCAATTACTTGAAGAGCTAATTCCAGATAACTACGATAACCATCAAATGTTTGGTGAGCCATTCTCTGTACAAGAAGAAGTGTTATATGAGACAGGAGAATATATGGGAGTAGACCCGCAGCAAATGACTCTTTTATTCCAAATTGATTCAGATCATAAAAATTGTAATATGGTTTGGGGAGAATTAGGGATGCTATATTTCTGTATTAGTAATGAAGATTTGAAAAATCAACGTTTTGAAAATACATGCTGTGTATTACAAACATGCTAA
- a CDS encoding DUF3933 family protein, with amino-acid sequence MKQYVICQMINGEKYLAAYAETKQEAIEKAELLGLRTGNRYIVITAEEAEGLTYP; translated from the coding sequence ATGAAACAATATGTAATTTGCCAAATGATCAATGGAGAAAAATATTTAGCTGCTTATGCAGAGACGAAGCAAGAAGCGATTGAAAAAGCAGAACTGTTAGGATTAAGAACGGGAAATCGTTACATAGTTATTACTGCAGAGGAAGCCGAAGGGTTAACGTATCCTTAA
- a CDS encoding DUF4083 domain-containing protein codes for MNLFESNIFTLIYTCLVIGLIVLFFISFTLFIRRVLQSSVAKKHHVINMNQKLDRIIELLEKDKK; via the coding sequence ATGAACTTGTTCGAAAGTAATATTTTTACATTGATATATACTTGTTTAGTAATCGGACTTATCGTTTTGTTTTTCATATCATTTACTTTGTTTATTAGAAGAGTATTACAAAGCAGCGTTGCAAAGAAACACCACGTGATTAATATGAACCAGAAGCTAGATCGAATCATTGAATTGCTTGAAAAAGATAAGAAATAG
- a CDS encoding LysE/ArgO family amino acid transporter, with translation MSEAIIHGIILAFGLIIPLGVQNVFVFNQGASQPNIWRAAPVVLTASICDTLLILIAVQGVSLVLLTFSWLTNSLYIIGFFFLLYMGFVIWRSNPSNDVKQEKSMPLKKQILFAASVSLLNPHAILDTIGVIGTNSIQYIGSEKWAFTLATIIVSWIWFISLALAGKFLKRLDSTGKTILLLNKFSGLIIWGVALYMLKQVIYS, from the coding sequence ATGAGTGAAGCAATTATTCATGGTATCATTCTTGCATTTGGACTTATCATTCCATTAGGTGTACAAAATGTTTTTGTCTTTAACCAAGGTGCGAGCCAACCAAACATTTGGAGGGCAGCCCCTGTAGTATTAACTGCCTCTATATGTGATACGTTACTCATATTGATTGCAGTGCAAGGTGTCTCCCTTGTACTCCTTACTTTTTCTTGGCTAACTAACTCGTTATATATAATTGGATTTTTCTTTCTCCTATACATGGGCTTTGTTATTTGGAGAAGTAACCCTTCCAACGATGTAAAACAAGAAAAAAGTATGCCCTTAAAAAAGCAAATCCTTTTCGCAGCATCCGTTTCGTTATTAAATCCACATGCTATTTTAGACACAATCGGTGTAATTGGAACAAATTCTATTCAATACATAGGAAGTGAAAAATGGGCTTTCACACTTGCAACTATTATCGTTTCTTGGATTTGGTTTATAAGCTTAGCGTTAGCGGGGAAATTTCTAAAAAGACTAGACTCAACCGGAAAGACAATTTTATTATTAAATAAATTTTCTGGTCTCATCATATGGGGTGTCGCGCTTTATATGTTAAAACAAGTTATTTATTCTTAA